A stretch of the Porifericola rhodea genome encodes the following:
- the sucC gene encoding ADP-forming succinate--CoA ligase subunit beta — MNIHEYQAKNILKQYGVQVQEGIVIDKLEQTKDAAKRLQEETGTNFFVVKAQIHAGGRGKGSVKETGSKGVVVSKLDSVEEKVKNILGGTLETIQTGAAGKKVNKVLIAQDVYYPSPDDPNIKEYYLSITLDRATGSNVIIASTEGGVEIEEVAEHNPSAIIKEWIDPAIGLQPFQARKVAFALGLEGKALKEMVKFINALYKAYMGMDASMFEINPVLKTSDDKILAVDAKVNLDDNALYRQSELAELRDISEEDELEVEASKSGLNYIKLDGNVGCMVNGAGLAMATMDIIKLSGGEPANFLDVGGGANAQTVEAGFRIILKDPNVKAILINIFGGIVRCDRVANGVVEAYKNIGDIDVPIIVRLQGTNAEEGAKIIEESGLKVKSAILLKDAADKVKEVLS; from the coding sequence ATGAATATACACGAATATCAAGCCAAAAACATTCTCAAGCAGTATGGTGTACAGGTTCAGGAAGGTATTGTTATAGATAAACTAGAGCAAACCAAAGACGCCGCCAAACGCCTACAGGAAGAGACTGGAACTAACTTTTTTGTCGTAAAGGCACAGATTCACGCTGGAGGGCGTGGTAAAGGATCAGTTAAAGAAACCGGCTCCAAAGGTGTGGTGGTTAGTAAACTGGACAGTGTTGAAGAAAAAGTTAAAAATATTCTGGGTGGAACCCTGGAAACCATACAAACCGGTGCTGCCGGTAAAAAGGTAAACAAAGTTCTTATTGCTCAGGATGTATACTACCCTTCTCCTGACGACCCAAACATTAAAGAATATTACCTTAGCATCACCCTAGACCGCGCTACAGGTAGCAACGTTATAATTGCGTCTACCGAAGGTGGAGTAGAGATTGAAGAAGTTGCTGAACATAACCCAAGTGCCATCATTAAAGAATGGATTGATCCCGCAATTGGTCTACAGCCTTTTCAGGCAAGAAAAGTAGCATTTGCACTGGGTCTGGAAGGCAAAGCCCTTAAAGAAATGGTGAAATTCATCAATGCGCTTTACAAAGCGTATATGGGAATGGATGCCTCTATGTTTGAGATTAACCCTGTGCTTAAAACTTCGGACGATAAAATTCTGGCAGTAGATGCGAAAGTTAACCTGGACGATAATGCTCTTTACCGCCAGTCTGAGCTTGCCGAGCTAAGAGATATTTCTGAAGAAGATGAGCTGGAAGTAGAAGCTAGCAAATCTGGACTGAACTACATTAAGCTGGACGGAAACGTAGGCTGTATGGTAAATGGTGCCGGACTGGCAATGGCTACAATGGACATCATTAAACTATCTGGTGGTGAGCCCGCAAACTTCCTGGATGTAGGAGGTGGAGCTAACGCCCAGACCGTTGAAGCTGGTTTTAGAATCATCCTTAAAGATCCAAATGTAAAAGCTATCCTAATCAATATCTTTGGTGGTATCGTACGTTGCGATCGTGTAGCCAATGGTGTGGTAGAGGCTTACAAAAATATCGGTGACATTGATGTACCTATCATTGTTCGTCTGCAAGGCACTAATGCAGAAGAAGGTGCAAAAATCATTGAAGAATCCGGGCTAAAAGTAAAATCAGCAATTCTGCTTAAAGATGCCGCTGATAAAGTAAAAGAAGTATTGAGCTAA
- a CDS encoding ABC transporter ATP-binding protein encodes MLRAENIVKTYGKLRVLKAIDLEIEQGKIVSIVGASGAGKSTLLHILGTLDKPDEGKVWLGDQELSRLRGNDLALYRNQNIGFIFQFHNLMPEFTALENVCIPAYLANKKSDKEIVQRGRELLEMLGLTDRMDHKPSEMSGGEQQRTAVARALMNNPAVVFADEPSGNLDSHTAEELHNLFFRLRDEFGQTFVIVTHNEELANMADEKFEIKDGVIFTG; translated from the coding sequence ATGCTCAGGGCAGAAAATATCGTCAAGACATACGGAAAGTTAAGAGTATTAAAAGCTATAGACCTGGAAATAGAACAGGGCAAAATTGTTTCTATCGTAGGGGCCTCCGGAGCTGGTAAAAGTACGCTACTGCATATACTTGGTACGCTAGACAAGCCAGATGAAGGAAAAGTCTGGTTAGGCGATCAGGAACTTTCCAGGCTAAGAGGCAACGATCTGGCACTGTACCGCAACCAGAATATTGGTTTTATTTTTCAGTTTCACAATCTGATGCCAGAATTTACCGCTCTGGAAAATGTTTGTATTCCGGCTTATCTGGCCAATAAGAAAAGCGATAAAGAAATTGTACAGCGAGGTAGAGAATTGCTTGAGATGTTAGGCCTTACAGATCGTATGGATCACAAGCCTTCTGAGATGTCTGGTGGAGAACAGCAGCGAACAGCAGTTGCACGTGCCCTTATGAACAATCCAGCAGTGGTATTTGCCGATGAGCCTAGTGGTAATCTGGATTCTCATACAGCCGAAGAGTTGCACAATTTGTTTTTTAGACTCAGAGACGAATTCGGCCAGACTTTCGTCATTGTTACGCACAATGAAGAGCTTGCCAACATGGCAGATGAAAAGTTTGAAATCAAGGACGGCGTAATCTTCACCGGCTAA
- a CDS encoding peroxiredoxin yields the protein MALVIGSKAPDFILPSTNGHSFQLNKDLKDKACVLYFYPKDFTQGCTKEACEFRDHFSYFDNLDIDIIGISRDDIKTHERFKNKLHLPFELLSDSEETVTKKYKASVPLLGITRRITYLLDKDHNVAAVYENMLGASKHIQQMVKEVKS from the coding sequence ATGGCACTAGTAATTGGCAGCAAAGCTCCTGACTTTATTTTGCCCTCTACAAACGGGCATTCTTTTCAGCTAAATAAAGATTTAAAGGATAAGGCATGTGTCCTCTACTTCTACCCTAAAGACTTTACCCAGGGTTGTACCAAAGAGGCATGTGAGTTTAGAGATCATTTTTCATATTTTGATAATCTGGATATAGATATCATCGGGATTAGCAGAGATGATATCAAAACGCATGAGCGTTTTAAGAACAAGTTGCACTTGCCCTTTGAGCTCTTATCCGATTCGGAGGAAACTGTAACCAAAAAATATAAAGCCAGCGTACCATTGCTCGGTATTACTCGCCGCATTACTTATCTGCTAGATAAAGACCATAATGTGGCTGCAGTATATGAAAACATGCTGGGCGCCAGTAAACATATACAGCAAATGGTAAAAGAGGTAAAAAGCTAG
- a CDS encoding sigma-54-dependent transcriptional regulator: protein MDTKGKSILVVEDEENLRGLLSKILSLEDFKIFEAGDVTTAKNILLTETIYLVVTDVMLPDINGIEFTKYIKKEYPLTEVVVLTAFGNVKDGVKAMKIGAFDYLTKGDGDDMLPLIAKKAVEKSMLQRQVQEVDFKTDSRSSFNKIIGKSRPVKKMIELAKKVAVTDTTVLLLGETGTGKELLAEAIHHASRRRKGPFVTINCAAIPKDLQESELFGHKKGSFTGAAQDKKGYFEVADRGTIFLDELGEMSPELQAKLLRALENRTFNRVGDTTPIPVDIRIIAATNRDLLDEDNSEFRRDLYYRLSTFAIDLPPLRERPSDIELIAFHFLKSQAERVGGEIMKIDPEFVYHLKKYDWPGNIRELKNVIERAVILSDGRELTADTLPNEVLAARKVKEEVAESVSYANETSSYSMPSSEPVSDNVDLKTIEQEHILKVLTMVNGNKSEAAKRLDIGLATLYRKLKEYNVG from the coding sequence ATGGACACAAAGGGAAAGTCAATATTAGTAGTAGAAGATGAAGAGAATTTAAGGGGGTTACTTTCTAAAATATTAAGTCTTGAAGATTTCAAAATATTTGAAGCCGGAGATGTTACAACAGCTAAAAATATTTTGCTTACCGAAACCATTTACCTGGTAGTAACCGACGTAATGCTGCCGGACATCAATGGTATAGAGTTTACCAAATACATTAAAAAAGAATATCCATTGACAGAGGTAGTCGTACTTACTGCTTTTGGAAATGTGAAGGATGGAGTAAAGGCGATGAAAATAGGGGCATTTGATTATCTCACTAAAGGTGATGGTGATGATATGCTACCGTTAATCGCCAAGAAAGCAGTAGAAAAATCTATGCTGCAAAGGCAGGTGCAGGAGGTGGATTTCAAGACTGATTCACGTTCCAGCTTTAATAAAATAATTGGTAAGTCCCGGCCAGTAAAGAAAATGATAGAACTGGCCAAAAAAGTGGCAGTTACAGATACTACCGTGTTGCTGCTAGGTGAAACAGGTACCGGTAAAGAGCTCCTGGCAGAAGCTATACACCATGCCAGCCGACGCAGAAAAGGGCCGTTTGTTACCATAAACTGTGCGGCTATACCTAAAGACCTACAGGAGTCTGAGTTATTTGGACATAAGAAAGGATCATTTACAGGAGCAGCACAGGACAAAAAAGGATATTTTGAAGTAGCCGATCGTGGGACCATATTCCTGGATGAGTTAGGCGAGATGAGCCCAGAGCTACAGGCCAAGCTGCTTCGTGCGTTGGAAAACCGTACTTTTAACAGAGTAGGTGATACTACACCTATTCCGGTAGACATTAGAATTATAGCTGCAACCAACCGCGATCTTTTAGATGAGGACAACAGTGAGTTTCGTAGAGACCTCTACTATCGCCTAAGCACTTTTGCGATTGACTTGCCCCCACTGAGAGAGCGCCCCTCGGATATTGAATTGATTGCCTTCCATTTCCTTAAAAGTCAGGCAGAGCGCGTAGGGGGAGAGATTATGAAGATTGACCCTGAGTTTGTATACCATCTAAAAAAGTACGACTGGCCCGGCAATATTCGTGAACTTAAGAACGTAATTGAGCGAGCAGTAATACTTTCTGATGGCAGAGAGCTAACTGCTGATACTTTGCCTAATGAAGTGCTGGCTGCCAGAAAAGTAAAAGAAGAAGTAGCAGAAAGTGTATCCTATGCCAACGAAACGAGCAGCTATAGTATGCCATCTTCAGAACCTGTATCTGATAATGTTGACCTGAAAACGATTGAGCAGGAGCATATTCTCAAGGTGTTAACAATGGTAAATGGCAATAAATCTGAAGCTGCCAAGCGTCTGGATATTGGCTTAGCCACTCTATATCGCAAGCTTAAAGAGTACAACGTAGGATAA
- a CDS encoding sensor histidine kinase encodes MKIRTQIFSGFLLVLFLTSILAVVTIYYLGNLGTASTKILEENYRSVKASEQIIISLSKVDQILAKICLGQNYNDSSLVLILDREKQLLSNNIGICRQNASDQKEVMLVGELEDEYASYIYYIDDFKTTVDKVGLYFTVLQRLNGVIREHAVQLANINHKDLSEKDDYAQSLYFQSKIYVFLILVLVLMIVGWTVYKVPHEIVKPITKITEKIQRISQGEYQQEIKVDSSSELGDLAVAFNNMSVRLQEFEKLNIEEVQVQKSRMESIIRSMNDGLIILDEQEEIILVNETSSSLIDMEESELIGKKLWELSEKNEVLHELEVSLSNKDFKPATMEESHSFLKINRGDGKHAFFTKEIYKVYSKETATKRFLGHIITLKDITSFKESDEAKSNFIAVVSHELKTPLSALNMSLMLLSNTRFGTLNEEQSKTVKAMKREVQRLVNMVTELLDLTKVERGQISLEKEVIEPAILLEYAIAPVDVKFKQKDVRIDKNIQEGLPALYVDPEKISWVLINLMTNALRYSTEGGKIILEARRLDDMMEFSVKDFGPGISKENLKRVFNKFVQLNTNGKKNKHGLGLGLAISKEVVEAHEGQIFVESELGAWSRFFFRVPIAAETDKEEIKPKELQNVRSMHIT; translated from the coding sequence ATGAAAATAAGGACCCAAATTTTCTCAGGTTTTCTACTTGTACTTTTTCTCACATCCATATTAGCAGTAGTAACTATTTACTACCTGGGAAATTTGGGAACCGCTTCTACTAAAATTCTGGAAGAGAATTACCGTTCGGTCAAAGCTTCTGAGCAAATTATTATCTCTTTATCCAAAGTAGATCAGATACTGGCTAAAATCTGTCTGGGGCAAAACTACAATGACTCTTCTCTGGTTTTAATTCTGGATCGTGAGAAACAACTACTGAGTAACAATATTGGTATCTGTCGCCAGAATGCCTCTGACCAAAAAGAAGTAATGCTGGTAGGAGAATTAGAGGACGAATATGCCAGCTACATCTATTACATAGATGATTTTAAAACTACAGTAGATAAAGTAGGCCTATACTTTACTGTATTACAAAGGCTTAATGGTGTTATCCGTGAGCATGCTGTTCAGTTGGCAAACATCAATCATAAAGACCTGAGTGAGAAAGATGACTATGCACAGTCTCTTTATTTTCAGTCTAAAATTTATGTTTTTTTGATTCTGGTGCTGGTGCTGATGATTGTAGGCTGGACTGTATATAAAGTGCCTCATGAAATTGTAAAGCCTATAACCAAAATTACGGAGAAGATTCAACGTATCTCTCAGGGAGAATATCAGCAGGAGATTAAAGTGGATTCCAGTAGCGAACTGGGAGATTTGGCTGTTGCCTTCAATAATATGTCGGTACGCTTGCAAGAGTTTGAAAAGCTGAACATAGAAGAGGTGCAGGTTCAGAAAAGCCGTATGGAGTCTATTATCCGAAGTATGAATGATGGCTTAATTATTCTGGACGAGCAGGAAGAAATTATTCTGGTGAATGAAACCAGCTCTAGCCTGATAGATATGGAGGAAAGTGAACTGATTGGTAAAAAACTGTGGGAGCTTTCCGAGAAAAATGAAGTTTTGCATGAGCTGGAAGTATCCTTAAGTAATAAGGATTTTAAGCCCGCTACGATGGAAGAAAGCCATAGCTTCCTTAAAATCAATAGAGGAGATGGTAAGCATGCGTTTTTTACCAAAGAAATATATAAGGTTTACAGTAAAGAGACAGCTACTAAAAGATTTTTAGGCCACATTATTACCCTCAAAGATATCACCTCCTTTAAAGAATCAGACGAGGCCAAGTCTAACTTTATTGCGGTTGTATCTCATGAGCTAAAGACACCACTTTCTGCCCTAAACATGAGCTTAATGCTCTTAAGTAATACTCGCTTTGGTACCCTTAACGAAGAGCAAAGCAAGACTGTAAAAGCTATGAAGCGAGAAGTTCAGCGACTGGTAAATATGGTTACTGAACTCCTGGACCTAACTAAGGTAGAAAGAGGGCAAATTAGTCTAGAAAAAGAGGTGATTGAGCCAGCAATCCTATTGGAATATGCTATCGCTCCGGTAGATGTGAAATTTAAACAGAAGGACGTTCGCATTGATAAAAATATACAGGAAGGACTACCTGCCCTTTACGTAGACCCAGAAAAAATATCTTGGGTACTCATTAACCTGATGACCAATGCGTTACGCTATTCTACTGAGGGTGGAAAAATTATTCTTGAAGCACGTCGCCTGGACGACATGATGGAGTTCTCAGTAAAAGATTTTGGTCCGGGAATTTCTAAAGAAAACCTGAAGAGAGTGTTCAATAAGTTTGTTCAACTAAATACAAACGGTAAAAAGAACAAGCACGGATTAGGTTTAGGTTTGGCTATCTCAAAAGAAGTAGTAGAAGCCCACGAAGGGCAGATTTTTGTGGAAAGTGAGCTAGGTGCGTGGAGTAGGTTTTTCTTCAGAGTACCCATTGCGGCAGAAACCGATAAAGAGGAGATTAAGCCCAAAGAACTCCAGAATGTCCGCAGTATGCACATCACTTAA
- a CDS encoding DMT family transporter gives MKLSKGIQYMLLSTFLFACMNVLVKLVSNIPAVEVVFFRSIISLIISYTILKSKKINIWGNNKPLLIARGAAGAIGLVLYFMIIQQIPLATAVTLQFLAPIVTAILGMLILKEKVKGWQWLFFLLSFGGILVVNGFDARVEPLHLLMGIMAALGAGMAYTIIRKLNTTEHPLVIVMYFPLVTVPITGTYSALHWQMPQGIEWLTLLGIGVLTQFAQFYLTKSFQQEEINKVASLKYLNILYALFFGYVFFEETFNLYTYLGMLLVVAGVILNIWYKQRTTKEAEESQKARVKKTA, from the coding sequence ATGAAGCTCAGCAAAGGCATACAATACATGTTGCTATCCACCTTTCTTTTTGCCTGTATGAATGTACTGGTAAAACTGGTAAGCAATATCCCAGCTGTAGAGGTAGTTTTCTTTCGCTCTATTATCTCACTGATTATCAGTTATACAATTTTAAAGTCCAAGAAGATCAACATATGGGGAAATAATAAACCTTTGCTAATCGCAAGAGGTGCCGCCGGAGCTATTGGGCTGGTTCTCTATTTTATGATTATCCAGCAGATACCTTTAGCTACTGCCGTAACCTTGCAATTTCTGGCACCAATAGTAACTGCTATTTTAGGTATGCTAATTTTAAAAGAGAAGGTAAAAGGATGGCAATGGCTTTTTTTTCTACTTTCGTTTGGCGGAATTTTAGTAGTCAACGGTTTTGATGCCAGGGTAGAACCCCTTCATTTGCTAATGGGAATTATGGCAGCATTAGGGGCGGGTATGGCATATACTATTATCCGTAAACTTAATACCACCGAACATCCTTTAGTGATTGTCATGTATTTTCCACTGGTAACAGTGCCTATTACCGGAACATACTCAGCCTTGCATTGGCAAATGCCTCAGGGCATAGAGTGGCTAACTTTGCTGGGCATAGGCGTACTGACACAATTTGCTCAGTTTTATCTTACAAAATCTTTTCAGCAGGAAGAAATCAATAAAGTAGCCAGCCTCAAGTATTTGAATATTCTCTATGCATTGTTCTTTGGCTACGTTTTCTTTGAAGAAACTTTTAACCTGTACACCTATCTGGGAATGTTACTGGTGGTAGCCGGAGTTATTCTGAATATCTGGTACAAACAAAGAACTACTAAAGAGGCAGAGGAATCTCAGAAGGCCAGGGTTAAAAAAACAGCATAG